In Ostrea edulis chromosome 6, xbOstEdul1.1, whole genome shotgun sequence, a single window of DNA contains:
- the LOC125647774 gene encoding acetylcholinesterase-like produces the protein MILVHFIFLSIVLFLKVTVGQQRTKVFTHKTKLGAIRGMKTLNKDSVELYTFLNIPYAQAPLRRYRFTKPRAFGSWNGTLNATTYGPACPQVYNKHFVKYGISEDCLHLNIYAPPNLISTSRKSVMVWVHGGSYTVGTASFYDGSMLAKTGGVIVVTINYRLGLFGFFALKNSTARGNYGLWDQMMAIRWVKDHIDDYGGDPNSITIVGQSAGGFSVGFLALIPQNRGLFHRVIMQSGVPNSSLKITRPGYDTYATSDVLSRQWCPFFENSIAMRIICMRYLNSTFVTSQYIPFAPVVDDDLFTQDSEDILKDTNSSASLFFKSLDIIVTNCDTDGSVLFPTIENLAQNIKLDSLIMPDLAWHYGAQSMLEVYYGKNKRLLSNVWRFYDFKQNGTFEDQCRKWTELYTDLFFNAPSTEIINTHYNNRSSTFRFIMSRKSPIYPGIMYNEPSPPGWFHGAAHSDDVVYLFLMEKLQELDPNTTIKATEADLMFSSKMRLYWSNFAKTGNPNDPRLPLWPCYNTDNKSFMLFNQEISSGNSYRNKEAEFWLKVVPHLHEDLDITSYSDTSTVLSLKSTSELSHASSARHYTRVFGREIVFQMLVSIFLVCDFY, from the exons ATG ATCTTAGTGCACTTCATCTTCCTCAGTATTGTGCTGTTCTTAAAAGTAACCGTGGGGCAACAGCGAACAAAGGTCTTCACACACAAAACAAAGCTCGGCGCCATTCGAGGCATGAAAACTTTGAATAAGGACTCTGTTGAGTTATACACGTTTCTTAATATCCCCTACGCTCAAGCTCCGTTACGTAGATATAGGTTTACCAAACCAAGAGCGTTTGGTTCCTGGAATGGGACACTAAATGCTACCACATATGGTCCAGCCTGCCCTCAAGTTtataataaacattttgttaaatatgGAATTAGTGAGGATTGTCTACATTTGAACATTTATGCTCCGCCTAATTTGATCAGTACCTCAAGAAAATCCGTTATGGTTTGGGTTCATGGAGGTTCATACACAGTGGGAACAGCATCATTTTATGACGGAAGCATGTTAGCAAAAACTGGAGGTGTTATTGTTGTCACGATTAACTATCGtcttggtttgtttggttttttcgCTTTGAAAAATTCTACAGCAAGAGGAAATTATGGTTTGTGGGACCAAATGATGGCAATACGATGGGTAAAAGATCACATCGATGATTACGGAGGAGATCCGAATAGCATTACAATTGTTGGCCAATCAGCAGGTGGCTTCAGCGTTGGTTTCTTAGCTCTGATTCCACAAAACAGAGGTCTTTTTCACAGAGTCATAATGCAAAGCGGGGTTCCAAATTCATCCCTAAAAATCACACGCCCTGGCTATGACACATATGCCACGTCTGATGTTTTATCCCGGCAGTGGTGTCCATTTTTTGAGAACAGCATCGCCATGAGAATCATATGCATGCGATATTTAAACTCCACTTTCGTCACGTCTCAATACATTCCTTTTGCTCCAGTCGTTGACGATGATTTGTTTACTCAGGACTCTGAAGACATTTTGAAAGATACAAATTCGTCTGCTTCCCTCTTTTTCAAGTCTCTAGATATCATAGTCACCAACTGCGATACCGACGGGTCTGTTCTGTTTCCGACTATCGAAAACTTAGCGCAAAATATCAAGTTGGATTCTTTGATTATGCCCGATTTAGCATGGCATTACGGTGCGCAGTCCATGCTGGAGGTATACTATGGAAAAAACAAACGGCTTCTATCAAATGTATGGCGCTTCTATGACTTCAAACAGAACGGCACATTTGAAGATCAATGTCGTAAGTGGACCGAATTATATACTGACCTCTTCTTCAATGCGCCATCGACAGAGATCATAAACACGCACTATAACAATAGGTCCTCAACATTTAGATTCATAATGTCAAGAAAGAGCCCCATCTACCCCGGAATCATGTATAATGAACCATCACCCCCAGGATGGTTCCATGGTGCCGCCCATTCTGATGATGTAGTGTACTTGTTTCTAATGGAAAAATTACAAGAATTAGATCCAAACACGACAATAAAAGCAACAGAGGCGGATCTAATGTTTTCCTCAAAAATGAGACTATATTGGTCTAATTTTGCCAAAACAGG AAATCCAAACGACCCACGTCTGCCGCTTTGGCCGTGCTACAATACAGATAACAAAAGTTTCATGCTGTTCAACCAAGAAATTAGCTCCGGGAACTCTTACAGAAACAAAGAAGCGGAGTTTTGGTTGAAAGTTGTACCACACCTTCACGAGGACTTAGACATCACCTCATACTCGGACACAAGTACTGTCCTCTCTTTGAAAAGTACAAGTGAACTATCCCATGCATCATCAGCAAGACATTATACGCGAGTGTTTGGAAGAGAGATCGTATTTCAGATGCTTGTGTCGATATTTCTAGTCTGTGATTTTTATTAG